ACGGGAACGGCGGGCCTCCCCTGGCCACCGTCTCCGGGGAACGGCAGCACCCCGAAGTCGTCACCGAGTTCCTTCTGCACCTGCGGCAGCGCCCACAGCCCGGACCACTGCATCGCGGTCAGCCCCTGGAGGAGGGCGGACGGGTCGGACCAGTCGGTGGGCGCGCCGAGCAGGAGGGACTTGCCGGCGTACAGCTGGTGCAGCTTGCCAAGGGTGCGGGCGGCGGCGGGGTCGTCGAAGCCGGCCTTGCCGTCCTCGGTGACGAGCCGCAGCCCCGCGGCGTACAGAGGCGTGCCGCCGAGCACCCCGGCTCCCCCGTCATTGCCCAGGAAGAGCCCTTTGACCTTGCTGTTCGTCAGCTTCCTGGCGGCGTCCACGAGGGCGTCGAGCGTGGCCGGCGGCTCGACCCCGGCGTCCTTCAGCAGGCTCTTGCGGTAGTAGAGCAGCTGCATGTCGATGACCTGCGGGATGCCCCAGATCCGCCCTTCGTACGTCTTCGGCGCGAGCACCGCCGGATTGAAGTCGTCCTTGACGCCCTCGACGAGATGGGTGAGATCGACGACCTGACCGCCCTGGATCTGGTCGATCGTGGGCCCGTTGACCTCGAAGACGTCCGGTCCGGAGTCGGTGAGCAGGGCGGCCGCGGTCTGCTGGTCGTAGTTCCCGGGCCGCCACTGCACCTTGACGCTCGCCTGCTTGTAGGCAGCGGCGTACCGCTCGACGGCCTGCTCGGTGCCGGGCTCGCCGTACTGGTGGTACCACTGCGCCAGTTCGGTGCCCGACCCCCCGCCCCCGCGCCCGGTGTTGGATCCGCACCCGGCGAGCAGCCCCGCTCCGGTCCCGGCTGCCGCGGCCAGCAGTGCTCTACGGCTCATGGTCATCGTCGGTGCCCCCTGACGTTGGTCATCTCCGTCATCGATGCACGGCCCAACGATCAACCATGCACGCCGATTACGAAAGAGGGCCCCGTCCGGGGCCGAGGGGCTCGCGTCTCAGGAGGCTTGCTCCACGGTGGTGTCGTAGCGATGCAAGGTGGTCCTGTCAGGGCCGTACACGGTCAGCACATAGCCCTGAGCGGTGCTGACGCCCTGCCTGGCCAGCAAGGGCGTCAACGTCTCGGCGAAGCCGTCGAAGCCGCTGCCGTAGCCGGACCCCTTGCGGGTCCACAGGTCAGGACCGGCGCGCCGTCGCGGCTTTTCATGTACGTGACCGCGTACACGCCACGGTCCCCGCCGGCCTCACGGTAGCGCGCGGCCAGGTCACGGGCGACGCCGGCGGGGGCGAGGCGCCGGTCGGCGGACGGCGGACGGCCGGAGTGGCGCGGGCCGCTGGTCGAGGAGGTGCCCGAGGGGGTGTCGGAGGGGGTGCCCGCGGAGGTGTCCGAGGAGGTGCCCGTGCCGCAGCCCGACAGCAGGGCGACGGCGGTCAGCAGGAGTGCGGGAAGGGCGCGTCGCACGCCTCTGCCACGTCGGCGGTGCACAACTTTTCCGGTCCGCGGCGCATCCAACACAGTGACCTTCATCCACCCATTCACCCGATGGAGGCGGATGCGCCATGTCTCAGTACCGGAACCCTCTGAGCCCCCTCCGGGCCCTGCCCGGGAAGGGCGCCGCCGCGGCGCTGACCGCAGCCGTCGTGGGCCTGACGGCCGCGGGCACGGCGTGGAGCGCGACTCCGACGGCGGCGCACACCTCGTCGACAGCGGCGCGGACCTCGCCCTCGCTCCGGACCTGCACCGTCAGCGACCTGCATCTCTCCATGGGCCGCAAGGAGGGCGCGGCCGGGTCGCTGTACTGGCCGATCCGGTTCACCAACACCAGCACGACCGACTGCGCCCTGCGCGGCTACCCGGGCGTCAGCGTCCTGGACACCGCGCACCACCAGATCGGCCCGGCGGCCACCCACAGCGGCCGGTCCTACGACACCGTCACCCTCACCCCGGCCCACTCAGCCTCGGCGGTCCTCCGCACCACGAACGGCCCCGTGGGCGGGCCCTGTCTACGCACCGGCACGTACCTGCGGGTATACACCCCGGCCAC
The genomic region above belongs to Streptomyces sp. CG1 and contains:
- a CDS encoding ABC transporter substrate-binding protein gives rise to the protein MTMSRRALLAAAAGTGAGLLAGCGSNTGRGGGGSGTELAQWYHQYGEPGTEQAVERYAAAYKQASVKVQWRPGNYDQQTAAALLTDSGPDVFEVNGPTIDQIQGGQVVDLTHLVEGVKDDFNPAVLAPKTYEGRIWGIPQVIDMQLLYYRKSLLKDAGVEPPATLDALVDAARKLTNSKVKGLFLGNDGGAGVLGGTPLYAAGLRLVTEDGKAGFDDPAAARTLGKLHQLYAGKSLLLGAPTDWSDPSALLQGLTAMQWSGLWALPQVQKELGDDFGVLPFPGDGGQGRPAVPVGAYAAAVSARSRHKEAAKEYVKWLWVERTDYQEDFALSYGFHIPARISLARKATRLQSGPAADAVRFTTDHGYAVPLLWTPAAQTAYQDALSRIIRNGADPESELRAVVRKVAGELDRVKNAKKTS
- a CDS encoding DUF4232 domain-containing protein, translated to MSQYRNPLSPLRALPGKGAAAALTAAVVGLTAAGTAWSATPTAAHTSSTAARTSPSLRTCTVSDLHLSMGRKEGAAGSLYWPIRFTNTSTTDCALRGYPGVSVLDTAHHQIGPAATHSGRSYDTVTLTPAHSASAVLRTTNGPVGGPCLRTGTYLRVYTPATRTAILLPAPWTTCSGVFQVGPVNVQGVF